In one window of Coleofasciculaceae cyanobacterium DNA:
- a CDS encoding DUF2254 domain-containing protein, with the protein MKNVKLGKLWDSLNSSYWFLPTIFAFVALALAFTMLRLDHLGYYGPLEKWGWIYTGGSNGAREVLSAVASSTIGVTGTVFSITIVALQLAASNFGPRLLRNFMQDKGNQIVLGTFIGTFIYSLLVLRTIRGDGDDYNSFVPQLSVTVGLLLAIASIGVLIYFIDHASTIIQVSHVIVETSADLDRAIDRLFPERIGQGVSQLTQSTEELPTDFDSDAYRVRAQSNGYLQVIDNKELMKFACKHDLLLRLNYRPGQFIVKGSELIMVYPRERITRQLAKQLNDAFILDKERTEQQDVEFPIEQLVEIALRAISPGVNDPFTAIRCIDRLSAGLSRLAQRNFPSPYRYDDHKNLRVIVERVTFTGLINTAFNQIRQYGKSDVAVTIRLLEAIATVARFTSTPQERKILLRHAEMIRRNSQQAISEELDKKDIEQRYLTIKKELLAR; encoded by the coding sequence ATGAAAAATGTTAAACTTGGCAAACTTTGGGACTCGCTTAACTCTAGTTACTGGTTTTTGCCCACTATCTTTGCGTTTGTAGCGCTCGCCTTAGCATTTACTATGCTAAGGCTCGATCACCTAGGCTATTATGGACCACTGGAGAAATGGGGCTGGATATATACTGGTGGCTCTAACGGAGCGCGTGAAGTGCTTAGTGCCGTTGCCAGTTCCACTATCGGCGTTACTGGTACAGTCTTTTCGATTACGATTGTAGCGCTTCAGTTAGCTGCTTCTAATTTCGGCCCTAGGCTACTGCGTAACTTTATGCAGGATAAGGGCAATCAAATTGTTTTGGGTACATTTATCGGGACATTCATTTATTCGTTGCTTGTCCTGCGAACTATTCGTGGAGACGGAGACGATTACAATTCCTTTGTACCACAACTATCTGTTACAGTGGGTTTGCTACTGGCGATCGCTTCGATCGGCGTATTGATCTACTTTATCGATCATGCTTCTACCATCATTCAGGTGTCCCACGTTATTGTCGAAACGAGTGCCGATTTAGACCGCGCCATCGATCGCCTCTTTCCCGAAAGAATCGGACAAGGTGTATCCCAATTAACGCAGTCAACAGAAGAACTTCCAACCGATTTTGACTCGGATGCTTACAGGGTGAGAGCGCAGAGTAATGGTTATTTACAGGTGATCGACAATAAAGAATTAATGAAGTTTGCCTGTAAGCACGATTTGCTATTGCGTCTCAATTATCGCCCTGGTCAGTTTATCGTCAAAGGTAGTGAGTTGATAATGGTTTATCCTAGAGAACGGATCACGCGACAACTTGCTAAACAGCTAAACGATGCTTTTATTTTAGACAAGGAACGAACCGAGCAACAAGATGTAGAATTTCCCATCGAACAATTAGTTGAAATCGCCTTACGCGCCATTTCTCCTGGTGTTAACGACCCGTTTACCGCAATTCGCTGTATAGATCGCCTCAGTGCAGGATTGTCTCGCCTCGCCCAAAGAAACTTTCCTTCTCCCTACCGTTACGATGACCATAAAAATCTTCGCGTTATTGTCGAAAGAGTAACATTTACAGGGTTAATTAATACGGCTTTTAATCAGATTCGACAGTACGGCAAAAGCGATGTTGCTGTAACTATTCGTTTGTTAGAAGCGATCGCCACAGTTGCTCGTTTTACATCAACTCCTCAAGAGCGCAAAATACTTTTGCGTCATGCTGAGATGATTAGACGCAATAGCCAGCAAGCTATATCCGAAGAATTAGACAAAAAAGATATTGAGCAGCGTTATCTGACAATTAAGAAAGAGCTTTTAGCCAGATGA